The genomic segment tttcacatcaatgtttctctcttcccctttctatatttctaaaactcagtaataataataataaaaactggtCCCCGAAAGTAGAAAAGTGCCATAGGCAGTCTTTAGCTTGAATTTAGTCTAGGAACATAAGACAAAATAAATGGTTtttctgtgtatgtatgtgtgtgtgagagagagagagagagagagagagagagagagagagagagagagagcgcgcgcgcaAGCGCAATAGGAAACCTCAGGCAGCGCTGGGCTCAGTTTAGTGTGCGACCCACGGCAGCAGGGGTGTGGAGAAAGGTCGGAGCTGGAAAGCTTTCATGGGACCCCAGAATCACACCTATTTTGACTGTGGGTAGGGCTTGGGGGCCCCCAGAAAACACGGGGGAAGGTGACGCACCAGGACCTAACCGGGGAGAGCCCCCCTGAAGCTGTTCCAACCCAGAGGCCTGGCACACGACTGGTCACACGACTAACCCACAAACAAAtaactttaatttctctttctgagtagGCCTTGAGGGCGCCTGCCCCAGCCCTGTGCCACATTTATGATACAACCCATCACAGCTGGATTTAAAAagtacacaaaaatatatataatatacattacaAAACCTAGGTTGGGTTTGGAGGTGGCCTGAGCGATATGCAAACTGTGAGAACCTTCAGGAAGCTCAGGGGCGGGCggcagggaagggaaaggcacagtACTTCATATGAAACTCATCGATGCCCGGAGGCCGGGCGCTGAGGGGCCGGATGCTGGGAAGAGGCAGTGGGCAGGGTGAACCTTCAGTCCCAGAACGAGGTCTGGGGAGCTGCTGCAGGCCGGAGACTGGCACGGGGAGGAACAGGTAGAGGCACCGCTGAGGGTTCACTTGGGCAAGAGAAGATACCAAAACTGTGCTGCCTCCCGTGCCCGGGCCACGCCTGCCCAGAGGCTGGGCCTCCATCTTCCTGCCTGACCTCCAGCCGTTTCTGAGCCTGGACCTGCCCCTGGGGCCTTCCCCCATCAGGTGGCTGCTGGGGAGCTTAAAGGATCCGGGCCAGGGCCGCTCgggggaagagcaggaggctccctcccggggccctggctggatggcGGGCTGACAGAGGGTGCCCAACCGGTGCCGAGTAcctgctgctcccctcccctgctggtcagagGCAGCTGCTCCCCGCGTCAGGGGCCCCAACCCAGCCCCTCCGTGTAgagccccgccccagcctggggccAGTCCGAGGCAGGGAGGCGTGTAAACTGGGCTTGGGACAGGCAGCCCTGGTGAGAACTCCAActctgccccccatccccccccccccagattcctcatctgtgacACACGCTTGCTTTGTGGGTCAGAGGATGCAGGAGGCACGCTGGGGCCTGGCGCATGGCAGGTGCAAAGACAGTGTGGGCCTCTCTCTTCTCCGCGCAACCCCAGCTCCACACTCCTTCCAGGCCTCtgcaccccgcctcccctccagTCTCCCTCACCCACCGGTCACAGCTCCGAGGGCCCGTGGCCACACACACCTGAGCCAAAGGTGTCCTCCCGTTCGAGGCTGGGCAGACCTAAGTGATGGTGGCTTGGCGACCCAGCCAGGCTGCCCCACCGCTGagcccccctcccttctcccacagtTAAAGCGCAGAACAGTGGCGGGGGGTGTGTGCTGGAGTAGGTGGGGAGgcctcctggccctgggcccgAGGCCTGGCAGGCAGATGCATCCTCAATCCTGGACCCCCGGTGCCAGGCAGGTGTGTGAGAAGAGGCTCGTCCTGGATCCTGGTGGTGGGGCGGAGGGCACCCTAGTCTTTGACGAGCTTGTAGACGTGGTGCTGGGCCCCGTGCTCGCTGGTGGAGACTTCAAAGACAAAAGCAATGACGAGCAGGGTCTCCTGGGAGTCGCGGCTGGTGACCACCTGGGGCCGGGCGGGAGGATTCAGGTCAGGCAGCGcggggcctggggtgtgggcgGAGCAGCTCCCGCTCCCCTGGGGGCTCGGTCACTTTCTCTGAGCAATGGGTCTGGCCTCCCTGGAGACCCGCCGGCCCACACCTGCCCGCTCACCTGCAGGATGGTGAAGTTCTCCAGCACGCTGTTCATCATGTACTTCTCGGGCAGGTGCTTCAGCTTGTGGATGAAGTTGATCATGTACTCACACATGGGCGAGCGGTGGATGCGGTACACGAAGCGCCCGTTCTCCAGCTGGGCGTACTCGGTCTGCAGAGAGGAAGGCCTCGCTGGGGCCTGCTCctggccgcgccccccccccatcctacccccccccacactcccccccagggccccaCTCACCTCCACCTTCTCCACCACCTGCTTGCCGAAGGAGCACACCTTGGTGGAGACGCTGATGGTCATGCTGTCGGCGGAGCTGTACTGGGAGCTGACCCCGTAGAAGGCGCCCGGGCCCTCCTGGATGGTGCTGTTGAGGTCGGCCTGCAGGAGGGGCGGGCGGCGTGAGCTGCTGGAGGCCTGAGGGAGGCTTCCGCCATCCACGTGGGCGTCCTGCCCgccgcccaggccctgcccacagccacggggagagagggagccagTAGGGTGGGCCCGAGGACTGCGGGTCTGGGCGCGGGGGCGGCCGGGCGGCTCACCCAGAACTTGACCAGGAAGAAGGCATTCGGGGGGCCTTTCTCGTAGAGCTCCTTCAGCCCGCCCTTCTTCTCGGGGAACTTGTCGTAGATCTGACGCACGTCCACGGCCTCCAGGGGCGGGTCGGAGAAGGCGGGGTTTGTCTGGCCGATGTGCACAAACAGGTGTTTGCTGTACTGTGGGGAGGGCCCAGCACCGGGTCAGGAGAGCAGCGgcgcaggcgggggcggggggcgagggcAGGGGGTAGGCCTgtggctccccccctcccccccgggacCCGAGCTGTGGCCCTGGACCGCCGCAGGGTCCCCTCGCCCCACCGAGCACATTACCGTGTCGGGGTCGCGCTGCACCTCCATGAAGGCGGAGTACTCGAGGAGCCGCAGGCGGGAGGAGGCGATGGTGCGGTCCTGCCACGCGGGCGCCGAGGCGGCAGCCGGGGGCAGCGGGGCCAGGGGCTCGTAACCTGGGGGGAGATGACCCTCGTGGGCGGGGTGCGTGGTCCGTGCGGCGCCGCCCCTCCCGCTGCTGGGGAGGCGCAGCGCTCGCCCCCTGCCTGCGGGGTGTCCGGTACAGTGTGCACCCTGCCCGCCTGTGTGGGGCCCTCGTGCGCACACAGCGGGTTTTCCCTGAGTCACTGTTAGCGGGTGTTCAAACAGGAAATACAAACATGTCAAAcgggaaaaataaaagttacccagccctggccagtggggctcagttggttgagagtcgGCCGGTGCACTGAGGCCGCGGGTTCAACTCCGGGTCTGAGCACAGGCCCAAGTTTccactggatccccagtagggggcgcgcaagaggcagccgatggatgtttttttaaatcgatgtttctctccctctcccttctcctctctaaaatcaataaaaacatatttaaaaaattatccagaaCCCCAACACTTAGAGAGAATGAAATTCTGTTAAGACGTTGGTGTACTTCCGTACAAggaattttatatacatacagtCTATAACTGTGATACTGTCGGTGGTGTGCACTTGCAGCGGATGGGGGGCGGGGACGACACTGTAGAAGGCAAGGGGGCTATTCCTGGTCTGTCCCGATCCCTATAGATgccacccacccccctctcccagcgtgcacgcgcgcgcgcacacacacacacacacacacacatgcacacacacacacatgctcacacgtgctcacacatgcgcacacacagcTGGGCCCGAGCGCTTCTGAGCAGAGATGCAGGTGCCAAGGGAAGGTCGGGTGGTGGCGGCAGCCTCCTGGGGAACTTACTGCTGAGCGTCGGCGGCAGGGGCGGCTGGATGGGGTAGGCTGGCTGTGCAAAGGGCTTGATGCTGCAGACAGGAGCACAGCCTGGTTAGAGGGTCACCCCCTTCCCTACCGTCCGTCCAGCCTAGTCACTTGGGGTCTCCTCTGGGATCCCAGCAGAGAGCCAGCAGCCTTTCTGCAGGGGCCCAGAAGTCTGCTGACCAGCTTTTGTTTGCTTCACACGGTAACTTTTGTGAAATCCTGCTGCATCTCACAACTGACGTGCACATTTAATATGGCGTTTCAACCCCACCCTGAAGAGCTGCGCTTAAACTGAGGGTGTGTCTCTGGAAGAAAGTCATCTTAGAATTGAAGGAACCGAGTACACTTGACTACTTGACTGAGAGATGAATTCAGAGATTaactgaatgaaaaataattgaagGATGGATGACAAGTGGATGAGTGGGTTGATGAATGAACAAACACGTGAATGAATAGACAGATGCATTAGCTCTCTTACTGGCGCGCTCCATCCCTCTGTTTTTGAATTAAAACGGCTCATTTGTTGCTGGAACCCAGATGAGAGGGGAAGTCAGTGCGGCTGCCCAGGGAAAGCAGAGGGTTGGGAAGGGTGCACCAGGATACTCACTCCTGAGAGGGTCCGGGCTGCTGTCCCAGGAGAGGGGGGCTGTTCCAGAACTGCAGAGATGGGACAAAGCCAAGGGTCCCTCAGAATCTATGatcctcacccccagccctgaaGGCAGGCCctcacc from the Eptesicus fuscus isolate TK198812 chromosome 10, DD_ASM_mEF_20220401, whole genome shotgun sequence genome contains:
- the TEAD3 gene encoding transcriptional enhancer factor TEF-5 encodes the protein MKNIWSWSRTSGRRASLPHPPPGSSTQTFRPARSLLRARRLPLASGSFRTFRAAPSPQPSPRPPPRDPLAAPRPAARQRPAERPRQLGPGSGCPVGSGPEPRATSTIASNSWTASSSPGEAREDGSEGLDKGLDNDAEGVWSPDIEQSFQEALAIYPPCGRRKIILSDEGKMYGRNELIARYIKLRTGKTRTRKQVSSHIQVLARKKVREYQVGIKAMNLDQVSKDKALQSMASMSSAQIVSASVLQNKFSPPSPLPQAVFSTSSRFWNSPPLLGQQPGPSQDIKPFAQPAYPIQPPLPPTLSSYEPLAPLPPAAASAPAWQDRTIASSRLRLLEYSAFMEVQRDPDTYSKHLFVHIGQTNPAFSDPPLEAVDVRQIYDKFPEKKGGLKELYEKGPPNAFFLVKFWADLNSTIQEGPGAFYGVSSQYSSADSMTISVSTKVCSFGKQVVEKVETEYAQLENGRFVYRIHRSPMCEYMINFIHKLKHLPEKYMMNSVLENFTILQVVTSRDSQETLLVIAFVFEVSTSEHGAQHHVYKLVKD